GGCCCTGGCCGGTGGCGGCGACAGCCGCATCAGCTCCGGCGGCATTCTCGGTTACAAGCGGGCCGATGCCCTCTATCGCGGCGAAGGACCGCCTGCTGAGGCGTGCCGCCCCTTTGACAGCTCCCGTAGCGGCTTTATCTGCGGTGAGGGAGGCGCCTTTGTGGTGCTGGAATCTCTGGAGAGCGCCCAGGAGCGGGGCGCTGCCATTTACGGCGAACTCACTGGTTACGCCTGCACCATGGATGGCCTCTCCCTGACCGCACCAGACCCCCTGGCCTGCCAGGCGGAGGTGGCCCTCAGGCGTTCCCTGGAGCGGGCCGGTGATCCTGTTGTGGATCTGGTGTGCGCCCACGGTACGGGTACACCCCTCAATGACGCCATGGAGGCGGAACTCATTGGACGGGTGTTTGGCGACAGGCCGCTGGTGACGGCCTTCAAGTCGTGGATTGGACACCTGAGCGCGGCCAGTGGTGCCGCTGATCTGGTGCTGGCCCTCGGCTGCCTGGAGAGTGGGCAGGCTCCCCCGGTGCGCAATCTGCATCAGCCCTGCCACCACGGAATACGCTTGTCCCGTGAATTCCAGCCAGTTGCGGTGGAGCACCTGGTGGTGCAGAATTTCGGTTTTGGCGGTCAGAACGCTGCTCTGGTGGTGCGGGCATGGAACGGCAGGTAATTGCCCCGGCCACAGCACACCTGCGGCTGCTGGAGTACATTGTGTCCCTGGATGAAACCCAGGCGCTGGCGAGTGCCCGCATCGATGATGACTCGCACTTTGTCATTCAGGAGACAGTGGTGCAGTTGGCCGCCCTGCACGTGCGTCACCGCCTGCGTTGCGAGCGTCACGTCTTTTTGCTGGCGCTGCAGCAGTGGCAGCTGCATGTCGCCCGTCAGGCTGTTCCCGGCCCGCTGGCGGTGCGTTCCACCATCACAGCGGCCAGCAGCGAGGGCTTTGCCTGTCACGGTGCTCTGGTGCGTCAGGGCGCTGTGCTGGCC
This portion of the Desulfurispirillum indicum S5 genome encodes:
- a CDS encoding beta-ketoacyl-[acyl-carrier-protein] synthase family protein — its product is MQRVVITGRGVICSLGERLPDIRARMASDDGVFCRPDFDGEVVTCPVEDFDLTRHIGRWKHRRYLNRGASLGLAAASMALQESGIADSQRQEMGLFAGVGPHLDIAGTFAHIAHGVLDEQGMEALWLLRFLPNTLAGAIAQRLGARGENLTVATACTASLQAIGEAWNRIRFGQLRQALAGGGDSRISSGGILGYKRADALYRGEGPPAEACRPFDSSRSGFICGEGGAFVVLESLESAQERGAAIYGELTGYACTMDGLSLTAPDPLACQAEVALRRSLERAGDPVVDLVCAHGTGTPLNDAMEAELIGRVFGDRPLVTAFKSWIGHLSAASGAADLVLALGCLESGQAPPVRNLHQPCHHGIRLSREFQPVAVEHLVVQNFGFGGQNAALVVRAWNGR